The following are encoded together in the Acidobacteriota bacterium genome:
- a CDS encoding PaaI family thioesterase, giving the protein MNVNERLAEDRWSGGLAITIESREPDLVVATMTVTDAARNAFGTVHAGALIWLGDIAATLCAVGDPDSVRENGEGFPLAVDLHTVLLGNERDGKLTARSTAIKRGRKLIVVRTLVTGPTDRLLIDMTTTHLRAD; this is encoded by the coding sequence GTGAACGTCAATGAACGTCTTGCCGAAGACCGCTGGTCAGGCGGGCTCGCAATCACTATCGAGTCCCGAGAACCGGACTTGGTGGTGGCAACAATGACTGTCACCGATGCGGCGAGGAACGCGTTCGGAACGGTTCACGCCGGAGCATTGATCTGGTTAGGCGATATCGCAGCGACGCTTTGTGCGGTCGGCGATCCGGACAGTGTGCGGGAAAACGGTGAAGGCTTCCCCTTGGCCGTGGACCTGCACACAGTCTTGCTCGGCAATGAACGCGACGGCAAGCTGACCGCCCGGTCGACGGCAATCAAGCGTGGAAGGAAGCTCATTGTTGTGCGGACCCTCGTAACGGGTCCAACAGACCGACTGCTGATTGACATGACGACGACGCACCTGCGAGCAGATTGA